In Brevibacterium zhoupengii, the following are encoded in one genomic region:
- a CDS encoding 3-hydroxyacyl-CoA dehydrogenase family protein gives MSAQTPHEPDAVHTPASATDASSNAKVPETVGVYGGGRMGAGIAHAFASAGAHVIIIENTDETVAAAKERVDASIEKSKSKGLDVKGSVEVVRDPTLLDQALLVVEAVPEIVELKQEILAAIAKYAPAASIATNTSALSIDELAAALPRPQALIGLHFFNPVPVSDLVEVVVGTHTQPALVEVAKSWVAGLGKTAITVKDSPGFASSRLGVALALEAMRMVEEEVASAEDIDNAMTLGYRHPAGPLKTTDIVGLDVRLGIAEHLEAELGPRFAPPQLLKDKVSAGELGRKSGQGFYTW, from the coding sequence ATGAGCGCGCAGACACCGCACGAACCCGACGCCGTGCACACCCCAGCATCGGCAACGGACGCAAGCAGCAACGCCAAGGTCCCGGAGACCGTCGGCGTCTACGGCGGCGGTCGTATGGGTGCCGGCATCGCCCACGCCTTCGCCAGTGCCGGAGCCCACGTCATCATCATCGAGAACACCGATGAGACCGTGGCAGCAGCCAAGGAACGCGTCGACGCATCGATCGAGAAGTCGAAGTCGAAGGGCCTCGACGTCAAGGGCAGCGTCGAGGTCGTGCGCGACCCCACGCTGCTCGATCAGGCACTGCTCGTCGTCGAAGCAGTCCCGGAGATCGTCGAACTCAAGCAGGAGATCCTGGCCGCCATCGCGAAGTACGCGCCGGCCGCGAGCATCGCCACGAACACCTCGGCCCTGTCGATCGATGAGCTCGCGGCCGCACTGCCCAGGCCCCAGGCCCTCATCGGACTCCACTTCTTCAACCCTGTCCCGGTCTCCGACCTCGTCGAGGTCGTCGTCGGCACCCACACGCAGCCCGCGCTCGTCGAGGTCGCGAAGTCCTGGGTCGCGGGTCTGGGGAAGACGGCGATCACGGTCAAGGACTCACCAGGATTCGCCTCCAGCCGCCTCGGCGTGGCACTGGCCCTGGAAGCCATGCGGATGGTCGAGGAAGAGGTCGCCAGCGCCGAGGACATCGACAACGCGATGACCCTGGGCTACCGCCACCCGGCCGGGCCGCTGAAGACCACGGACATCGTCGGCCTCGACGTCCGCCTCGGCATCGCCGAACATCTGGAGGCGGAGCTGGGACCCAGATTCGCGCCTCCTCAGCTGCTCAAAGACAAGGTCTCCGCAGGTGAGCTGGGTCGAAAGTCCGGACAGGGCTTCTATACTTGGTGA
- a CDS encoding enoyl-CoA hydratase/isomerase family protein: protein MTEIRLSNRGNIAEIVLDGPDSRNALDADNLRDLAAAVAKVAEAVPSVRALLIRGEGKVFSSGRDISAVDVETDDAHAFLAEVFTPVFQAIRALPIPVISQVQGAALGLGFGVAAAADIIIAADNAKFGSPFAAIGAMLDSGAHHVFLDRVGYHRTMDLIITGDFMTGAEAAAAGIVSRAVPAEELSEFVESKLAKIVTGPAEAFAMEKGFVQKLADDRPTLAQVLAEEANLQETARQTPDYAEGFTAFQERRAPNFG, encoded by the coding sequence GTGACCGAGATCCGACTGTCCAACCGGGGAAACATCGCCGAGATCGTCCTCGACGGCCCCGATTCCCGCAACGCCCTCGACGCGGACAACCTCCGTGACCTAGCGGCAGCGGTGGCCAAAGTCGCCGAGGCGGTCCCAAGCGTCCGTGCCCTCCTGATCAGGGGAGAGGGCAAGGTCTTCAGCTCCGGTCGCGACATCTCGGCCGTCGACGTCGAGACCGATGACGCGCATGCGTTCCTCGCCGAGGTCTTCACGCCTGTCTTCCAGGCCATCCGCGCCCTGCCGATCCCCGTGATCTCGCAGGTTCAGGGGGCGGCCTTGGGCTTGGGCTTCGGAGTCGCGGCAGCCGCGGACATCATCATCGCAGCCGACAACGCGAAGTTCGGCTCTCCCTTCGCCGCGATCGGGGCGATGCTCGATTCCGGTGCCCACCACGTCTTCCTCGACCGGGTCGGCTACCACCGGACGATGGACCTCATCATCACCGGTGACTTCATGACCGGCGCCGAGGCGGCAGCGGCGGGCATCGTGTCCCGTGCGGTCCCGGCCGAGGAGCTGTCCGAATTCGTCGAGTCGAAGCTGGCGAAGATCGTGACTGGCCCGGCCGAGGCCTTCGCGATGGAGAAGGGCTTCGTGCAGAAACTCGCCGACGACCGCCCGACCCTGGCGCAGGTGCTTGCCGAGGAGGCCAATCTTCAGGAGACCGCGCGTCAGACCCCGGACTATGCTGAAGGGTTCACAGCCTTCCAGGAGCGACGAGCACCGAACTTCGGCTGA
- a CDS encoding YdhK family protein translates to MKTSKSLTTIAAVATSSALLLSGCASSESDKAAQHSQHETPSETASSEDHGESHEHAADGGQPPEGIKEASDPKYAVGDEVTLSADHMPGMKGAKATISGAFETTTYSVSYTPTDGSDPVKDHKWVVHEELKSPGTAPLKDGTKATLNADHMPGMKGAEATIDSSTEDTVYMVDLDMDGMTMTNHKWVTEDEVQSAE, encoded by the coding sequence ATGAAGACATCCAAATCATTGACGACCATCGCCGCAGTTGCCACCTCATCCGCACTGCTGCTGTCGGGATGCGCCAGCTCTGAAAGCGACAAAGCTGCTCAACATTCACAACATGAGACACCGTCCGAGACGGCATCGAGTGAGGACCATGGCGAAAGCCATGAGCACGCCGCAGATGGCGGTCAGCCCCCAGAAGGCATCAAAGAGGCCTCTGACCCGAAGTACGCCGTCGGAGACGAGGTCACTCTCTCCGCTGACCATATGCCCGGAATGAAAGGGGCGAAGGCGACGATCTCTGGCGCCTTCGAGACCACCACGTATTCGGTCAGCTACACGCCCACCGATGGCAGCGATCCGGTCAAGGACCACAAGTGGGTCGTCCACGAAGAACTGAAGAGCCCCGGCACGGCTCCCCTCAAGGACGGAACGAAGGCGACTCTCAACGCAGACCACATGCCCGGAATGAAGGGAGCCGAGGCAACGATCGACAGCTCGACCGAGGACACCGTCTACATGGTCGATCTCGACATGGATGGCATGACGATGACGAACCACAAATGGGTCACCGAGGACGAGGTCCAGTCTGCCGAGTGA
- a CDS encoding CueP family metal-binding protein, with protein sequence MSSFLSRGIRGNGGSNTGCTKAPDVDAIPRGGIVVNVIETGTKRVVNLRRGVAIAALTLVLAGCGAAESSSGSGSDPMSTEEFLSEHGLGGMDAVEAIDHLDQQAVDDRPSDLMASVYPDELVLAGEAQEVTLDLPEEKSYVSIAPYVKTTHDCFYHSLTTCRGELANEKLDVQITDSATGDRVIDDQVFTFDNGFAGFWVPSGIEGTIDITHEGKSGSVDFSTAEDAATCITDLRLS encoded by the coding sequence ATGTCTTCATTTCTCTCCCGGGGTATCCGTGGCAATGGCGGTTCGAACACGGGCTGCACGAAGGCACCCGATGTCGACGCTATACCTAGAGGGGGTATAGTTGTCAACGTGATTGAGACGGGTACGAAGCGTGTAGTGAACCTGAGGCGAGGGGTCGCCATAGCGGCTCTGACCTTGGTGTTGGCGGGCTGTGGAGCAGCGGAATCGAGCTCCGGGTCGGGGAGTGATCCGATGTCGACGGAGGAGTTCCTCTCCGAGCACGGATTGGGTGGCATGGACGCCGTTGAAGCCATCGACCATCTCGACCAGCAGGCGGTGGATGATCGACCGAGTGATCTCATGGCATCGGTCTACCCCGACGAGCTGGTGCTGGCCGGTGAAGCGCAAGAAGTGACTTTAGATCTGCCGGAGGAGAAGTCGTACGTGTCGATTGCTCCGTACGTGAAAACCACCCACGACTGCTTCTATCACAGTCTGACAACCTGTCGTGGTGAGCTCGCCAACGAGAAGCTTGACGTGCAGATCACTGACAGCGCCACCGGTGATCGTGTCATCGACGACCAGGTGTTCACGTTCGACAATGGATTCGCTGGCTTCTGGGTTCCAAGCGGCATCGAAGGAACCATCGACATCACTCACGAGGGGAAGTCCGGTTCTGTTGACTTCTCGACTGCAGAAGACGCCGCGACCTGCATCACCGACCTGCGGCTCTCCTGA
- a CDS encoding TVP38/TMEM64 family protein, which yields MSNAESSPNHSRTHEGSRVPWGSILRNVALALAVLAGLWLVFNVHLPSLDGIQKQIADAGFWGFGIFIILYALVAATPIPVTIMAVAGGLAFGLIFGTILSMIGVVAGCVGGYWVARGLGRDTVMKLLGNHAAAIESRLTNGGFYAVCILRLMPGFPYWPVNYGSGAMGIKSRTFLIATVISALPGQLSLVAVGAFIGNPGIITGTAVGISWALVIVLTILTFRRWKSEQKDSATPETEDGHEVDAQKTEVEQQPEIESKPEEKPES from the coding sequence ATGTCGAACGCCGAATCCTCCCCGAACCACTCGAGAACACACGAGGGATCACGGGTGCCCTGGGGTTCGATCCTGCGCAATGTGGCATTGGCACTGGCGGTGCTCGCCGGATTGTGGCTGGTATTCAACGTGCACCTGCCCTCGCTCGACGGCATCCAAAAGCAGATCGCCGATGCCGGTTTCTGGGGATTCGGCATCTTCATCATCCTCTATGCACTCGTCGCGGCCACGCCGATCCCGGTGACCATCATGGCCGTGGCCGGTGGTCTCGCCTTCGGCCTCATCTTCGGCACGATCCTGTCGATGATCGGAGTCGTGGCCGGCTGCGTCGGCGGCTACTGGGTCGCACGCGGCCTGGGTCGCGACACCGTGATGAAGCTGTTGGGCAATCACGCAGCGGCGATCGAATCACGACTGACCAACGGCGGGTTCTATGCGGTGTGCATCCTTCGCCTCATGCCGGGCTTTCCCTACTGGCCGGTGAACTACGGCAGCGGGGCAATGGGGATCAAGAGCCGCACGTTCCTCATCGCCACTGTGATCTCAGCCCTGCCGGGTCAGCTGTCCCTAGTCGCGGTCGGCGCCTTCATCGGCAACCCCGGCATCATCACGGGCACCGCCGTCGGCATCTCGTGGGCCCTGGTCATCGTGCTGACGATCCTCACCTTTCGCCGCTGGAAGTCAGAGCAGAAGGACTCGGCGACACCAGAGACCGAAGACGGACACGAGGTCGACGCTCAGAAGACTGAGGTCGAACAGCAACCCGAGATCGAGAGCAAGCCTGAGGAGAAGCCCGAGAGCTGA
- a CDS encoding L-lactate MFS transporter has translation MASVLTRSAIVAPKNFNRWLIPPAALAIHLCIGQVYAFSVFKIPFMSHFDAGEVSIGWIFSIAILMLGISSAVFGPWVEKNGPRASMVAAGTCWVVGFFIASLGIMTGQLWLVYLGYGVIGGIGLGIGYISPVSTLMKWFPDRPGLATGLAIMGFGGGALIASPMSNQLMSLYGGGPEPENLVAGLTPTFVTLGIVYAVVIAAGAFVIRVPHPEWTPKNFDPAKATTKPMQTTGNVSVRNAIRTPQFWLLWVVLFLNVTAGIGILENAAPMIQSYFGITAAAAAGFVGLLSIGNMGGRFIWSTTSDYLGRKNNYMMYLGVGLLLYLVVALFGGNSIVLFILATLVIISFYGGGFSTVPAYLKDLFGVYQVGAIHGALLTAWSAAGVAGPLIVNSVVEAGEKAGKTGPELYTPGMYIMVGALAIGFIANILVRPVKEKFFEREEDVKAKQAAALEGDN, from the coding sequence ATGGCCTCCGTCCTCACGCGATCGGCGATCGTCGCGCCGAAAAACTTCAACCGGTGGCTGATCCCGCCGGCCGCGCTTGCCATCCACCTGTGCATCGGGCAGGTCTACGCGTTCAGCGTGTTCAAGATCCCCTTCATGTCACATTTCGATGCCGGTGAAGTCTCGATCGGCTGGATCTTCTCTATCGCGATCCTCATGCTCGGCATCTCCTCGGCCGTCTTCGGCCCCTGGGTGGAGAAGAACGGCCCGCGCGCATCAATGGTCGCAGCGGGCACCTGCTGGGTGGTCGGCTTCTTCATCGCATCACTGGGAATCATGACCGGTCAGCTCTGGCTGGTCTATCTCGGCTACGGCGTCATCGGCGGCATCGGCCTGGGCATCGGCTACATCTCCCCGGTCTCGACCCTGATGAAGTGGTTCCCGGATCGTCCTGGCCTGGCCACCGGCCTGGCCATCATGGGCTTCGGCGGCGGCGCACTCATCGCCAGCCCGATGTCGAACCAGCTGATGAGCCTCTACGGAGGCGGCCCAGAACCGGAGAATCTCGTTGCCGGACTGACTCCGACCTTCGTCACCCTCGGCATCGTCTACGCCGTGGTCATCGCCGCCGGCGCCTTCGTCATCCGCGTCCCCCACCCCGAGTGGACTCCGAAGAACTTCGACCCCGCCAAAGCGACGACCAAGCCCATGCAGACCACGGGCAATGTCTCCGTGCGCAATGCGATCCGCACACCGCAGTTCTGGCTGCTGTGGGTGGTCCTCTTCCTCAACGTCACTGCCGGCATCGGCATCCTCGAGAACGCCGCTCCGATGATCCAGTCCTACTTCGGCATCACGGCGGCAGCTGCCGCCGGCTTCGTGGGGCTGCTGTCGATCGGCAATATGGGCGGCCGATTCATCTGGTCGACAACCTCGGACTACCTGGGCCGGAAGAACAACTACATGATGTACCTCGGTGTCGGACTGCTGCTCTACTTGGTCGTGGCACTCTTCGGGGGCAACTCCATCGTCCTGTTCATCCTCGCGACGCTGGTCATCATCTCGTTCTACGGCGGCGGATTCTCGACCGTTCCTGCCTACCTCAAGGATCTCTTCGGCGTCTACCAGGTCGGCGCGATCCATGGTGCTCTGCTCACTGCATGGTCTGCCGCGGGTGTGGCTGGCCCCCTCATCGTCAACTCTGTCGTCGAGGCAGGAGAGAAGGCCGGAAAGACAGGCCCCGAGCTCTACACGCCGGGCATGTACATCATGGTCGGCGCACTCGCCATCGGCTTCATCGCCAACATCCTCGTCCGGCCCGTCAAGGAGAAATTCTTCGAACGGGAAGAGGACGTCAAGGCCAAACAGGCCGCCGCCCTCGAAGGCGACAACTGA